Within Dromaius novaehollandiae isolate bDroNov1 chromosome 8, bDroNov1.hap1, whole genome shotgun sequence, the genomic segment GAAGAAGCATAATCAGAAGCCCCTCGGTGATATACATTTAAAATGTTGTTATATTAACCTTTTCTCCTGACTACAGGTAATACCTACCTGTGTCTTGCTGTTTTGGATGGTGTGCTGTGTGTGATATTCCTGCACGGACGTAACAGCCCTCAGAGCTCTCCCACTAGCACGCCGCGACTGCTGAAGAGTCTGAGTTTTGAGCTTCAGCCAAGTGATGTGATAGAGAAGCCCATGTCTCCGATGCAATATGCTCGATCTGGATTGGGGACAGCTGAACTTAATGGCAAGCTAATAGCTGCAGGTAAAAGAAATAGTTCTTTAAAACAACTTGCTTAGCTGGGAAGAAATACACAGTGTCTTCTGTAACTATGTAGGCTATTTTACAGAGTCTGTGTTTTCTAACTTCCAAGCAATTGGTCTTTGGAAATTTGATACCATCTGACCTTTTGCTTTTGGCTTTAGGTGGGTATAACAGAGAGGAGTGTTTGCGCACTGTGGAGTGCTACGATCCACAGAAGGACTCGTGGACTTTCATCGCACCTATGAGAACACCAAGAGCTCGATTCCAGATGGCAGTTCTAATGGTATGTGGTGGGTGGAGATTAGATGAAAATGTTGAATTATGTAAATGGCTTAAGTAGGTGGGACAAATGTGGCAAACTTAATAAAAATGGTAACAGAAGTTGCTTCATTGTAGTCAACAAGGTTAATAAAGTGATAATGAGTTGAATTGTTTAATATGTGAAAcagatgcttattttttttttccattttagggGCAGCTGTATGTTGTGGGTGGGTCAAATGGTCACTCAGATGACTTGAGCTGTGGAGAAATGTATGAGCCAGAAATAGATGACTGGACTCCTGTTCCAGAATTGAGAACCAATCGTTGCAATGCAGGTAACCAGTCTGCAGTCGATTGTCTGCCTGTCTATCCATCCCCACACCCTACTAATTTATGAGCttacttgtttttcttatttatatGAACAGGAGTATGCGCCCTGAATGGAAAACTGTACATTGTTGGTGGCTCAGATCCTTACGGTCAAAAGGGACTTAAGAACTGTGATGTGTTTGATCCTGTAACAAAATCTTGGACAAGCTGTGCCCCCCTTAATATCCGTGAGTGTTTTAAAGTTTCAGCTGCTGTGGTATCTTGTTAGCCTGTGACTGCAGTGGCTGGCTGTAACTCACGGCTTTTGATCTACAGGGAGACACCAATCTGCGGTGTGCGAGCTAGGTGGGTATTTGTACATAATTGGAGGAGCGGAGTCGTGGAACTGCCTGAACAGTGTTGAGCGCTATAATCCAGAGAACAACACCTGGACACTGATTGCTCCCATGAATGTGGCTAGACGAGGAGCTGGAGTGGCTGTTCATGACGGTAGGCTTTATGGTCTTACCTAGCTTCTTGTGCTTGATGAACTTTTGTCACATTAAGCTACACTGCGAGTAGAAGGCAAAGCTGTGTTGCTTGCTAGGGaggaaacagttaaaaaaaaactgaCTATGCCTTCAATGAAATTAAACTGTAACCAGAGAATTGAAAAACTTGATTTTGGGGCATTCCTTTTCAAAAACATCACCATGCAGCTTCTGTTTGAATCTGAACTTcgctgaaattatttttgagaagGTGCAACAGTTCTGTTGATCAAGAGAGGCAAGGCAGGTTACTACTGTAACTTCAGAACCTGAATAAGGCAAGATTTCTTATAGAAAATCTTAAATTCACTTGTTTTGGCTTAGTTTGCCTGCCTGGAAAAAGTACTTTGTATTTGGTGACATGCTTGGTGCCTAGCAGATAAGCATCTATTTTATTCCCTTTTGATAGGGAAACTCTTTGTTGGTGGAGGCTTTGATGGCTCTCACGCAGTGAGCTGTGTGGAGATGTACGACCCTGCTAAAAACGAATGGAAGATGATGGCAAGCATGACTACTCCAAGAAGCAACGCTGGCATTACAACCGTGGCAGACACCATTTACGCAGTTGGGGGCTTTGATGGCAACGAGTTCTTGAACACTGTGGAAGTCTACAACCTGGAAACAAATGAATGGAGCCCCTACACAAAAATGTACAAGTTTTAAGTGatttaaattcctttttcaaACTAACAGGCTTAGTGATGTAATTGTGTTTTAGTAGAGGTACACTTGTGAATAGGGTTGGGGAGGGCATAGATGTTGCCAACAGCAACACAGAGCTTTTGCATATTGCATATTAATGTGCTGTACATATTTGTTTTGGAAAGAATATCAAGATGAAGGGTTTTTGTGTATTTTAGAACtttagattttttcctttttttaagactTTGAAGATATTGCAAGAGAAACTAGACTGGGCATATCATTTCAGGAGCTTCCCCCAGTGTTTGTTTTGCCACTTTGCAcattaaatgactttttttgtgtAGAACGTGTCTATGGGGCAGGAAGtgtaagttttttgtttttttggggggggtagTTAGTTGTTTCATCAGgccttgtttttcttcagtaactGGAACAATCTGTAACAAGAAGCCTTATTTAAATAGATATAATggctattttttttattaaagaagctGACATGCCTGCCAATACCTAATCTTTTATGATTGCCTTTTTATAACAGTTTTTATATACTCAGCAGAGTATTTTATCTGTTGAAGTGAAAATGGCAGATAAATGGTTATTGAAGCAAAGAGACAATCTTGGAGTTCATAGAAACTGAGTGGGACACTTAATTTACCACTACATGAGCTTCTAAGCTTTTGCCTCTGCTACAATATTGTAACTTAGTATGCAACACTTTCATTAGATTTGAATGGAGTTTCTGAACATAACATAGCTGTGACTTTCTAGtattgaaaaattattttggctCCAACTATTTTGACAAAAATGCAGAGGGTGCTTTATGTACAGCAGTTTTACTACTACGGTTGAGCTAACATTTGTAAAACAAGAACtaaagtgtgggttttttctcATGGTTTTTAAACTATTTCCTGTTGGCAAAGAAAAGGTATTCATCTGATTAGTAACAGTGTTAggtttatttttctaatatcacAAGCTGAAATTGTGCTAGAATACAAATTACTTGATTTCATATGTGCTCATAGTACTATGTTGTAGTTCACTTTCTCTATTCATGGATACAATGTTGGTTAGGATGACTTGGTGTCTAATGTGTAGTGCTGCACATCTAACTCCCAGTGCCAAAATTAGCACTTACTGCTTGCTGCTGATGCAAACACATTAAAGGTACCTTTTGGGAAATCCTTGCACCACAAGATTGCTGTAAAATGTGTTGTGTTCTTTCTTTAACGGGACAGTTTACACACACACGCTTGCAACCATAGAAGCAAAGTTTCACAGATTTAGACAAACAAGGTGGAATGTCTTCAAAGCACCACAGACATCTACAACCAACTGTTTATTATAACAAtaagttaaatttttttttacaatcaAGACTTTACAAATACATTCAAaagttaatattaaaataaacatctaGAACTGTACCAGTTATCTCTATACAAATACATACATCAAAGAGGTAGCTTTGAAGGCCACAGCAGCATTGAAAATGGCTTTTAGAAAGTTTTACTGACTTGAATCAGTTTTGGAAAGCAACAGCTGAGGTGTTCAAATAAAACTGTCACCTGAAAAGCTGTGACAAGGCAAGTCATTGATTATaacctgcagcagacaaaaacaaaaaaacccttgccTTTACAGGAAGATAACCAAACAGAAGGATGAGGAATCTTCTAAGAGTTTTTTTTAGCAAATTCCTTCTAGATGAGAGCTACTAAGATTAAGTGGATATTTTAATCAAGGAAAAAACATCACTTTCCTCCAAACTTAAAGTTATTATTTATAACTGACATGCTTAATTACAAGTATTGATACCAATTTCACCATTGTCACTGGCTTAAGATTTTTTAACCAGAAGAGGTCAGTTTAGATAGTCTACATATGTTGACAGAAGCACTAAAAAGAGGTCCAGGATAAATAGccacatgaattaaaaaaaaacaaacaacaaacaaaaaccccccctTTCCTTCTGCATGCTACATCTTCTCTTAAGCCTTGTGTATTTGCAGACTATAGGATAGATATTTTGTGCCTCTGCTTAAATCCTTCATTTCTATAGGGGGTTGTAAAACATAAAGTCAAATACCTATGATGCTTACTAACAGTCAACTGCTTCAATTTTTAGTCCTTTCAGAGCCCCAGGTAtcacaatacattttttttcctcaccttttccCACTCCCCTTCATCTATTTTATCTGCAAGAACAAATACAAACATTAGCAACAGCTCTAACCTCTCAAAAATAGGTAACACTAACACTTTTGGAGTTTAGAACCAGTGTTTTAAAGTAGCGTTCTCAGTGGACACCAAGCTTTTGCTGTATCCAGCCAGAGACTGTCTTAAGATAGAAAATTCTACTAGGTTGCAGTTCTTAGCAGAAATTCTGACTTTTAACGATTTCTGTGTGTAaccagttcttttttttcctttaactcaACAACTATAAAACAGCACCATcaagaaaaaaggcagattttttggCTCCTCGGatatgtttttcttcccccaccaGAGGAGTTATACTTAGTTTggacaaagaaagcaaaggaggtAGCACCACAGCTCCAAACCTTGCCTGCAGTGTCACAGCCAGCCCCTGTTTTTTGCTTCCGTGTGGACAGATGCATTGCACTGTTTAATAGTATGTTCCAGCTGAGCCAACTGGCAGCATCCAACTGCTAGCCTTTCtctagagaagaaaagagagattttatTAAAAGATTGTCAGGAAGCAAGGGACTACCTTCCACAGACAGGAAAATTTCAGTatgttgtgttttaaaaaatgaagtgttGAAGGGATTCTAAAACCATGCTTTAAAGCTGTCGAAAGCAGAAAATACTCAGCCTCTCTGAAAATCCAGAAGCATTTTATCTTTATAGCAAAAGATTAGGTTCATTACAGAGCTAGCTAATCAGTATTTGTTCCCAGCTGTATGCTGCAATAAAGTCTTTATTGAAAGAAAGTCTAAAAGCCATGCGGCAAATGTAATTTCAGTCTTCTAAACGCAACATTGAACCTTCAACTCATCTAAAATGCTGTCTTGTTTTTCACTGAATCTTTTGAATGAGAATGTCTTTAAGCTGCAAGTCAACCTCTTTTCTATACATTTACACATCCCATCAATTGAAACAAGTTTCTCTCACAGTTTGAGTGTCTAATTTTAGGCACGTAGAGAATCCAGTCCCAATCCCGTATGGGTACACTTAGTCCTGTTACTTTTGTACTTGCCTAATTTAGATCCAAAACTTTTCTGATAATCTGTGGAGTATTGCTAACTGTAGAGGAAGAGACAACTTTTTAATACAAGTCTCTGGTTGTACAAGGTAAATACTGCAGAAATCAGCTAGTCAGAAGGGGGTTACTGTGTTCATATATCGATTAGGGATACCAGTACTGAGAAAAAAATACTACAGTTTTGGGAGCCAGCATGCATTTACCAGATATTTACAGTAACCACAGCAATTTCTGTTTCAGACTGGCAAACAGTGCTGAATTCTTAAATAGTGGCCCTTCTGGTTCAACACATGAAAACCTTTCCAATTTCTATATTCTCTGAAGGTAGTGAAACAAAACTCCCATCTTTCAGAGTGCTTAAATAAATGTTGGTAAACTTGCAAAACTCTCTGATGCAGGAAGTGGTTTCCGCATGCCGACTTTCATGCAAGTCACCTGTAGACCCTGAACCCTGAACGCAAcctgctgcatttttatttgctCAGTTTGACCAGTCTTCCCTGTGCAGTTTGCCATTTTTCTAGCTATAAAGTTGCCAAAATACTTGCTTGTTTTTCAGTCTAAACTTGGAATTAAAGGGCAAAATTGGTTGAATGGTAAACAGGAACAATAACGACAACAAAACAACCCTCTCATTCTATACTTAGGCTTTGAACTCCACTAGTAGTTAAAACTGACAAATACTGATAAAAGGCTAGTACTTAAGctacagtattttcaaaacatacTTGCTTCAGCCCTTGGGGATGAAAAACCCACCACAGGTAAACCAGCTAAATTTTAAAGAGTTAAAAAGAGATCTCGGGTATACACAAACAATGTTATTTTAAACAATTATGGCAGATGGCACAGTGGTACATTTGATGTTCTTGCTATACAAGAGACACAAAAAGTCCTATTCACCCCATtggggaagaagagcccaaaATAGGCCCTTTGTATCCCCTCCGATCTGTTCACATCCTTGCAATAGCCCCTCTGCACGGGAGTTACTGACGGAAGAGAGTCTGCTCCCACCTCTTATCTACTGGGCAGTTTTTGCCACCAGATGTAAGAGCAGTTACTATGAATTATTTGTTACTTTCTAACTGGGATAGGTGGCTGCAAAGCTTGAAACCAGTTGTCCTGATTCAAAGAGAATACAATTTAATAAAATTTCTAACTAAAATTGACATGGCAGAAAAGAAATTACACAGTTGTGATCTTTTGCTTTCAAGCTGCTAAAAATAAGGATATTATACTAACATCTCTAAAATAACTAATCCACAACTCAGCCAAAAAGGCAGATCTCATTACTTTTTGCTGTCCACTGTATTATGAAAAggtaattaaaaagaagaaaaaaagtgctgaaaGGTCATTTAAATCAGTTTCTCTTGACAGAATGAGGATTTTACATTATATGTAAATAAAGACAGTTTGAGTTGTACCTTCTATTGTATTTATACACAGCATAAATCTCTTGACTACCCTGATTTAGATTTGTTACCCAAGATGATCTGAACCTGATCATATAGAAAAcattctgtaatttcttttttccaaaagaccattaaaaaaaaaaaaaaagcaaggttaAAAAGCTACATGAGTGCAGCCTGAGGGCTACCAGACCAGCCTCCTAAACAGTAACTTTTATGATGCTGAGCACAAGTtatacacattattttctttatggcAGTGTCCATGCAGATCTATTCCCATCAGCTAGATCTGTTACATCCTCTTTCACTTGATCTACctctaaaaaaaataatcaattttttaaacaaatacaattCAAACTAAGGGATGCTTTAAAAAGGATATGTACCATAAACTCAGTAATTTTTGTTCTAACGGATAACATAAGATTGGCAGATGAGCCCACAGAGCAGGAGATGAAAAACTATCACAAAATGGCAGTTTAAGTCGACAGCGTTCTTCTGGCAATAACCGATAGCATTAGCACAGCCGTGCTGATGCAAAAACCCCCGTCCTCCTGATGAATGAACTCCATTCACCAGCTGCAAACCAAGCCTCAACTCCATTTCAGCACTGGAGAGTTAGGAACTGCTTGGTAGCCAGTAACACAGCGTACTTATTCGGGCTATCAGTCAAGTCTGTTTAGAGAGAGAATTCACACCACGATTCTTCAGCAACACAAGCTATAAACACGCCAAAGCAGTTAAGCAGCTTCTTCAAAACCAGTTCTTGAAAACTAGCACACTAAAATATCTCAGCTGAGATGAATATTTCATTCTCCTTCTATCTCTATTACAATTCTCCCTGGGTTATTTTTGTGGCCACTGCGTAACAGCTAGAACAGGAAAGGGTAGGACTCTACACACTGACTTTTTATACCCAAGCACAGTGCAGTGGGTTCACTCTCAAATCAAGTTACTACAGTTCCACTAGAGCTGATGTTAAACAGGTCATGGGAAACTGTTTCCACACCCTG encodes:
- the IVNS1ABP gene encoding influenza virus NS1A-binding protein, coding for MIPNGYLMFEDENFIESSVAKLNALRKSGQFCDVRLQVCGHEMLAHRAVLACCSPYLFEIFNSDSDSHGISHVKFDDLNPEAVEVLLNYAYTAQLKADKELVKDVYSAAKKLKMERVKQVCGDYLLSKMDVQSCISYRNFASCMGDSRLLSKIDGYIQEHLLRISEQEEFLKLPRLKLEVMLEDHVGLPSNGKLYTKVINWVQRSIWENGDSLEDLMEEVQTLYYSADHKLLDGNLLDGQAEVYGSDDDHIQFVQKKPPRENDHKQISCSSSGSLSPNVQSPKHEWKIIASEKTSSNTYLCLAVLDGVLCVIFLHGRNSPQSSPTSTPRLLKSLSFELQPSDVIEKPMSPMQYARSGLGTAELNGKLIAAGGYNREECLRTVECYDPQKDSWTFIAPMRTPRARFQMAVLMGQLYVVGGSNGHSDDLSCGEMYEPEIDDWTPVPELRTNRCNAGVCALNGKLYIVGGSDPYGQKGLKNCDVFDPVTKSWTSCAPLNIRRHQSAVCELGGYLYIIGGAESWNCLNSVERYNPENNTWTLIAPMNVARRGAGVAVHDGKLFVGGGFDGSHAVSCVEMYDPAKNEWKMMASMTTPRSNAGITTVADTIYAVGGFDGNEFLNTVEVYNLETNEWSPYTKMYKF